A part of Arachis hypogaea cultivar Tifrunner chromosome 12, arahy.Tifrunner.gnm2.J5K5, whole genome shotgun sequence genomic DNA contains:
- the LOC112729383 gene encoding uncharacterized protein: MEEEEIGSINHGVFGTVDDDSTRRYFGYAYAEESCVNEGEFKVSGPTWSTTPPSLLAEPPPPPPSSTTIEECCWLGFLEGLEDNGKMVISDGNLDLDHHLGLEHGVVDSNNNNNNNNNNNNNNNNKVSRNELSSPFVDDELELSYCPDDWLVIPSMENN; the protein is encoded by the exons atggaagaagaagaaatcggAAGCATCAATCATGGTGTGTTTGGCACGGTGGATGATGATTCTACTAGAAGATATTTTGGTTATGCTTATGCTGAAGAATCATGTGTCAATGAGGGAGAGTTTAAGGTTTCAG GGCCTACTTGGTCTACAACTCCACCTTCTTTGTTGGCtgagccaccaccaccaccaccctcatCAACCACCATTGAAGAGTGTTGTTGGCTAGGGTTTCTAGAAGGGTTAGAAGATAATGGCAAAATGGTCATTAGTGATGGTAATTTGGACTTGGACCACCATTTAGGACTTGAACATGGTGTTGTtgattctaataataataataataataataataataataataataataataataataaggtttcTAGGAATGAATTGTCATCACCTTTTGTGGATGATGAATTGGAACTTAGTTATTGCCCAGATGATTGGTTGGTGATTCCATCAATGGAGAATAATTAA